The window TCGAGCTGCTCGGAGAAGACGACCGGCACCACGCCGGCCTTGCCGAGCGGGGCGTCCTTGGTGAACGAGGCGCGGACCTTGATGGAGACGTCCTTGCCGCGGTTCACCGCGAGCATCGCGTCGTCGGAGTCGGCCCCGCCGAGCAGGATGAGCACCGCGTCGTCGTCGGAGTCCCCGCCGCCGGGGGCGACCGAGCCGGGCAGCCAGGCGCCGCCGGGCAGCTGGTACTCGACCTTGAGGTCGCCGGCCTCCAGGCTGCCCGCGCGGTTCTTGAACTTGAGCAGCGGGTAGAACACGAAGTCGTGCCGGGTCGAGTTGTCGATCCGGAAGGTGAACTCCCGGGCGTCGCCGCCCGCGATGAAGGTGTCCGGCACCCCGCGCACGGAGAGGTCCAGGCTCTGGCGCGAGGACTTGTCGGCCTGCGGTGCCGCGGTGGCGGACGGGGAGCCGGTGGTGCCGACGGCGACGGCGCCCTGGGCACCGGCCAGCACCATCGAAGAGGCGAGGGCGGCGGCGCCGGCGAGGGCGAAGCTGCGACGTATGGACATGGGCAAGGAAGACCTCACGGATGAGTCCGGGCGTGGCCCGGGAGCGCGGAAGGACTGGGTTGTCCGAACTGTGGTCCCCCCACGAAGCTGAAAGTCCGACGGAGACTACCGAAAGATCCAGCCAGATCGTAAGGCGGGTGCCACCCTTCGTGCACCACCCTGACCGGATACTGTCCGATTGGCCCAACTCCGTCACTCGGTAAGGCTTTTGTGCCATACCGTCAGATGACCGCAGGGTGACCGGTACACGTCCGGAACACCGCGTCCGACGACGCCGCACTGGCGGGAAACCGCCGTCGGGCGGCCATGCTCCCACGGACCGCCGCCGGGGCCGGCCGGCCGGGCCTCCCCGCCCTCGTCGGAGAGGGCCGGCCGGTGGGTGGGCGTCAGCCCGCGAAGAAGGACTTGGCGGCGACCAGCGCCCGCTCGTCGTTCAGCACGTCGCCCGGCCGGGTGCCGTTGCCGAGCAGCGCGCCGCCCCAGCGCATGCCCATGTAGTCGGCGCAGAGCCGCAGGGTGGCGATCAGCGGATCCGCCTTGTCCGGCTCGGTGGCCAGGGCGGTGACGGCCCAGATGGTGCCGCCGGAGAGCCGGGCGCGGAAGTCCGCCCCGGGCGCCCGCAGCCAGGCGGACCAGTGGTCGAGGTAGAGCTTGGCGCTGGTCGGCAGCGAGTACCAGTACACCGGGGCGACGAAGACCAGGTCGGTCGCGGCCAGGGTGGCGTCCAGCAGGGTGCGTTCGTGGCCGGCCGGCTCGGGGAAGCCGCCGTCCTCACTGTGCCGGCGGTCCTCGAAGGGGGGCAGCGGGTGCTCGCTCAGCCGCAGCCACCGCTGCTCGGCACCGGGCGGCAGACTCGCCCCCGCGGCCAGCCGGGCCAGCTGTTCGGAGTTGCCGTCCGGGCGCGAACTGGCGTTCAGGAAGAGGAACGAACGCGGCGCAGCGGCGCCGGCGGTGTGCTCGGACATCAGGACCCCCGTGCGGATGGCGACAGAAGGCCCGAGCGTACGACAGCCCTCCGACGGGCCCGGCGGCGACTACTCCGGCAGGCCCGCCCGGCGGCGGGCGACGGCCGCGACGGCCGCCCAGTCCTTCTCGCCGTCACCGTGCGCCAGGGCGTCGAGGAAGGCGTCCCGCAGCACGCTGCCGAAGGGCAGCGGCACGTGCGCCGCGGCGCCGGCGGTCAGCGCGAGATCGACGTCCTTGAGACCCAGCGGCAGCTTGAAACCGGCCGGTTCGTACCGGCGCTCGGCGACCATCGCCCCGTAACCGGAGTAGACCGGCCCGGGGAAGAGCGTGGCGGTGAGCATCTCGACCAGATCGGTCGGGCGGACGCCGTTGGCCTCGGCCAGGCTGCACGCCTCGGCCATCGACTCGATCGCGCAGGCCAGCAGGAAGTTCGCGCTGATCTTGGCGGTGTTGGCCTGGCGCGGGTGCTCGCCGAAGTGCCACGTCCGCCGCCCCATCGCGGCGAGCAGCGGTTCGGCCAGGGCGAGCGCCTCCGGGGCCCCGGCGGCCAGGATGTTCAGCTCGCCGGCCGCCGCCACCGGGGGCCGGCCGAGGACCGGCGCGGCGACGTAGCCGATGCCGTGCTCGGCGTGCAGGGCCTCGGCCCGCTCCGCGAGCGCCACCGAGACCGTGGCCATGTTGACGTGCAGGGTGGCCCGGGCGCCGGCCAGCAGGGCCGGATCGAGCAGCAGCCGCTCGAACGCGGCGTCGTCGGCGAGCATGGAGACCACCGCCTCGGCGGCGAACGCACCGGCCGGCCCGTCGGCCGCCTCGGCGCCCCGGTCGACCAGCGCGGCCACCGGCCCGGGCGAGCGGTTCCAGACCCGCACCCGGTACCCGGCCCGCAGCAGGCTGGCAGCCATGCCCTGCCCCATCGCGCCGAGCCCCACGAAGCCGACCGTCGTCACTGCCATCGCCCACTCCCGTCGTCGCCGCCCGGCGGACCGCGCCACAGACCGCCGGGCCGGAGCCACCGGTACGGCGAACCGGGCACGTCGAAGCGGGCGGGCCGGTCCGACGGAGCCGTCGGACCACGATCCATGCCGCCCCGACTGTACGTCAGCCCACCGCCCCGGCCGTGCTCAGGCGCACGCGTGCTCCGGCAGCCGGGCCCGGCCCGACTCCAGTTCGGCGACGACCCGGTGGCGCAGCAGTTCGTACTGGGCCTGGAGCCGGCCCGGGCGCTGCGGGCGGGCGACCGGCCGGCCGGGGCCGACCCGCTCGTCGGGGCCGAACTGCTCGCGGGTGAGGTCGATCTCGAAGCCGGTCGCGAACCGGTTCCACCAGTGCAGGTCCGTCCGGACACCGCCGACGTGCACCTCGCCCATCATGAGCTCGCCGCCGAGCAGGTCGTGCAGGACCATCGCGGTGACCCCGCACTGGCCGCGGGCGGGATTGTCCGGATGCCAGTGGGCCAGGTCCTCGGGCGCACAGGTGTCGACACCCCAGGAGGAGCGGATCGCACGTTCGATGTCGTTGAGGGTCCACGCCGTCATAGCGGGAAGCCTGCCACGCCCCACTGACAGCGGCACAGGCTTTTCAGTGGGCCACCCCGTGTTCTGCGGTGACCTTCTCGATCTTCACCCGTACGAGCAGCTCGCCGGGGACGCCGTTACGGGCGCCGTACTGCTCGGCGAGTTCCTCGCCCATGTACCGGGCGGCGATCCGGGTGGCCCAGTCGCGCACCTCGGGCAGATCGTCGCTCAGCCGGGCGGTGCCCTGGACGAGGGCGTAGGAGAAGGGCGGCCGGTCGTCGTCCACGCAGAGCATCACCCGGCCGTCGCGGGCCAGCGTGCGGCCCTTCACCGTGCCGGCGCCGGTGTTGAACACGATCTCGTCGCCGTCCAGCAGGAACCAGACCGGCGCGACGTGCGGGCGGCCGTCGGCCCGGGTGGTGGCGATCTTGGCGGTACGGGTGCCGGCGGCGAGGAAGGCGCGCCACTCGGTCTCGGTCATGTGAGGCATGCGCCCATCCTGGCCGCTGCGGCGCTCCGGCGCACCGGGTTCCCGGAGTGACCGGGTTCCCGGGCTCCCGGGGTGACCGGGGCGGATGCGCTGGGCGCGGGCGGGCGGGCGGCGGCGCAGCGGCGGGCGGGCGGCGGCGCAGCGGCGGGCGGGCGGCGCGCGGGCATGCCGGCGCACCGGAGCGGTCGGGGGTCCGCTCCGGTGCACCGCGTCGCCGGCGGGCGCCCACGCGCCCGCCGGGCGCTACTTGCCGAGCGCCGCGACGCCCGCCTGGGCGAACTGCTCGTCCAGGTCGCCGCTGGGCGCGCCCGCGACGCCGATGCCCGCGATCGGCGCGCCCTTGGCCTGCACCGGGGCGCCGCCGGCCAGGAACAGCGTGCCCGGGATGTCCTTGAGGTTCGGCGCCTGCGCCAGCCGCTTGGCCAGCTCGGAGGTCGGCGCGTTCCAGGAGACCGCCGTGAACGCCTTGCGCTCGGCGGACTCCGGCGACTGCGGGCCGGCGCCGTCACCCTTGAGCAGCACCCGGGTGATGCCGTCGCGGTCCACCACCGCGACCGTGACGTGCTGACC of the Kitasatospora sp. NBC_01246 genome contains:
- a CDS encoding flavodoxin family protein; the protein is MSEHTAGAAAPRSFLFLNASSRPDGNSEQLARLAAGASLPPGAEQRWLRLSEHPLPPFEDRRHSEDGGFPEPAGHERTLLDATLAATDLVFVAPVYWYSLPTSAKLYLDHWSAWLRAPGADFRARLSGGTIWAVTALATEPDKADPLIATLRLCADYMGMRWGGALLGNGTRPGDVLNDERALVAAKSFFAG
- a CDS encoding NAD(P)-dependent oxidoreductase produces the protein MAVTTVGFVGLGAMGQGMAASLLRAGYRVRVWNRSPGPVAALVDRGAEAADGPAGAFAAEAVVSMLADDAAFERLLLDPALLAGARATLHVNMATVSVALAERAEALHAEHGIGYVAAPVLGRPPVAAAGELNILAAGAPEALALAEPLLAAMGRRTWHFGEHPRQANTAKISANFLLACAIESMAEACSLAEANGVRPTDLVEMLTATLFPGPVYSGYGAMVAERRYEPAGFKLPLGLKDVDLALTAGAAAHVPLPFGSVLRDAFLDALAHGDGEKDWAAVAAVARRRAGLPE
- a CDS encoding YunG family protein — its product is MTAWTLNDIERAIRSSWGVDTCAPEDLAHWHPDNPARGQCGVTAMVLHDLLGGELMMGEVHVGGVRTDLHWWNRFATGFEIDLTREQFGPDERVGPGRPVARPQRPGRLQAQYELLRHRVVAELESGRARLPEHACA
- a CDS encoding PPOX class F420-dependent oxidoreductase, with amino-acid sequence MTETEWRAFLAAGTRTAKIATTRADGRPHVAPVWFLLDGDEIVFNTGAGTVKGRTLARDGRVMLCVDDDRPPFSYALVQGTARLSDDLPEVRDWATRIAARYMGEELAEQYGARNGVPGELLVRVKIEKVTAEHGVAH
- a CDS encoding GlcG/HbpS family heme-binding protein; this translates as MKKTSLRTRVLTGTVAAAALAAATVGAVSASADTTEAPAAAAAVKADTQNKNLTQTTGLTIEAATKAAQATLDAATKAGQHVTVAVVDRDGITRVLLKGDGAGPQSPESAERKAFTAVSWNAPTSELAKRLAQAPNLKDIPGTLFLAGGAPVQAKGAPIAGIGVAGAPSGDLDEQFAQAGVAALGK